A genomic window from Quercus lobata isolate SW786 chromosome 10, ValleyOak3.0 Primary Assembly, whole genome shotgun sequence includes:
- the LOC115964145 gene encoding gamma-secretase subunit APH1-like isoform X2 has translation MTIAAGIGYALLALGPSLSLFVSVISKKPFLILTVLSRGFLPLNSTTWWPYGLLLFTSIAFQEGLRLLFWRVYRRLEDLLDAFADKVSKPRLFMTDKMQISLAGGLGHGVAHAVFFCLSLLTPAFGPATFFVDRCSQIPFFLVSAIIALAFVTIHTFSMVIAFNGYAEGNKMDQLFVPVVHLAAGLVTLVNFASGGCIVSIPLLYFIAILTLIYCGKMVWRRLTEHQSTQGNS, from the exons ATGACAATAGCGGCAGGGATCGGATACGCCTTGCTTGCGCTAGGCCCGTCTCTTTCCCTCTTCGTCTCTGTAATCTCCAAAAAGCCCTTCTTGATCCTCACCGTCCTCTCTAG GGGTTTTCTTCCTCTGAATTCAACGACATGGTGGCCTTATGGTCTGCTTCTATTCACATCTATTGCTTTTCAAGAAGGCCTTCGGCTTCTTTTCTGGAGAGTCTACAG GAGGTTGGAAGATCTGTTGGATGCCTTTGCTGACAAAGTCTCAAAACCACGCCTATTTATGACAGATAAGATGCAAATTTCTCTGG CTGGTGGTTTGGGTCATGGAGTGGCCCATGCTGTGTTTTTCTGTCTCAGCCTCTTAACACCAGCATTTGGTCCTGCTACGTTTTTCGTTGACAGGTGCTCTCAGATACCATTTTTTCTTGTCTCTG CAATCATTGCTCTTGCATTTGTTACAATTCACACTTTCTCCATGGTCATTGCGTTTAATGGATACGCAGAGGGGAACAAAATGGACCAACTTTTTGTTCCTGTAGTTCATCTTGCTGCAGGATTGGTG ACACTGGTAAATTTTGCATCTGGAGGTTGCATTGTCAGCATCCCTCTTCTCTATTTCATTGCAATCTTGACCTTGATTTATTGTGGGAAGATGGTGTGGAGAAGATTGACAGAGCATCAAAGCACACAGGGAAACTCATAG
- the LOC115964145 gene encoding gamma-secretase subunit APH1-like isoform X1: protein MTIAAGIGYALLALGPSLSLFVSVISKKPFLILTVLSSTLLWLISLIVLSGLWRGFLPLNSTTWWPYGLLLFTSIAFQEGLRLLFWRVYRRLEDLLDAFADKVSKPRLFMTDKMQISLAGGLGHGVAHAVFFCLSLLTPAFGPATFFVDRCSQIPFFLVSAIIALAFVTIHTFSMVIAFNGYAEGNKMDQLFVPVVHLAAGLVTLVNFASGGCIVSIPLLYFIAILTLIYCGKMVWRRLTEHQSTQGNS, encoded by the exons ATGACAATAGCGGCAGGGATCGGATACGCCTTGCTTGCGCTAGGCCCGTCTCTTTCCCTCTTCGTCTCTGTAATCTCCAAAAAGCCCTTCTTGATCCTCACCGTCCTCTCTAG TACACTGTTATGGCTTATAAGTCTGATTGTGCTGTCGGGACTGTGGAGGGGTTTTCTTCCTCTGAATTCAACGACATGGTGGCCTTATGGTCTGCTTCTATTCACATCTATTGCTTTTCAAGAAGGCCTTCGGCTTCTTTTCTGGAGAGTCTACAG GAGGTTGGAAGATCTGTTGGATGCCTTTGCTGACAAAGTCTCAAAACCACGCCTATTTATGACAGATAAGATGCAAATTTCTCTGG CTGGTGGTTTGGGTCATGGAGTGGCCCATGCTGTGTTTTTCTGTCTCAGCCTCTTAACACCAGCATTTGGTCCTGCTACGTTTTTCGTTGACAGGTGCTCTCAGATACCATTTTTTCTTGTCTCTG CAATCATTGCTCTTGCATTTGTTACAATTCACACTTTCTCCATGGTCATTGCGTTTAATGGATACGCAGAGGGGAACAAAATGGACCAACTTTTTGTTCCTGTAGTTCATCTTGCTGCAGGATTGGTG ACACTGGTAAATTTTGCATCTGGAGGTTGCATTGTCAGCATCCCTCTTCTCTATTTCATTGCAATCTTGACCTTGATTTATTGTGGGAAGATGGTGTGGAGAAGATTGACAGAGCATCAAAGCACACAGGGAAACTCATAG